The Streptomyces kanamyceticus genome window below encodes:
- a CDS encoding ABC transporter ATP-binding protein yields MTGEDMAARPAVRLGDVAVRFRTKRKDVTALRDVSLDIGAGEFVAIVGPSGCGKSTLLKLVAGLLTPSSGEVLIGDEHVRGPRRDIGYVFQRAALLDWRSARRNILLQAEMRKMPAARARARADDLIRMTGLDGFEDAYPHELSGGMQQRVALCRALLHEPPVLLMDEPFGALDALTREQMNVELNRIWRETGTTVLLVTHSIPEAVYLADRVVVMSPRPGTVTEVIEVGLPPEREYAATLVSPEFRTATGRIRELLGAVSAHD; encoded by the coding sequence ATGACAGGGGAGGACATGGCTGCCCGGCCCGCCGTGCGGCTCGGCGACGTCGCCGTCCGCTTCCGTACGAAGAGGAAGGACGTCACCGCGCTGCGGGACGTCTCGCTCGACATCGGCGCAGGCGAGTTCGTGGCGATCGTCGGCCCTTCGGGATGCGGCAAGTCCACGCTGCTCAAACTGGTCGCGGGGCTGCTCACGCCGTCCTCGGGGGAGGTGCTCATCGGCGACGAGCACGTGCGCGGGCCGCGGCGCGACATCGGCTACGTCTTCCAGCGCGCCGCCCTCCTCGACTGGCGCTCCGCGCGGCGCAACATCCTGCTCCAGGCGGAGATGCGGAAGATGCCCGCCGCGCGGGCACGCGCGCGTGCCGACGACTTGATCCGGATGACCGGGCTCGACGGCTTCGAGGACGCCTATCCGCACGAGCTGTCGGGCGGCATGCAGCAGCGGGTCGCGCTCTGCCGCGCCCTGCTGCACGAGCCGCCCGTGCTGCTCATGGACGAGCCGTTCGGGGCGCTGGACGCGCTGACGCGCGAGCAGATGAACGTGGAGCTGAACCGGATCTGGCGCGAGACCGGCACCACGGTCCTCCTGGTGACGCACTCCATCCCGGAAGCGGTCTACCTGGCGGACCGCGTCGTCGTGATGAGCCCGCGCCCCGGCACGGTCACGGAGGTGATCGAGGTCGGCCTTCCGCCGGAACGGGAGTACGCGGCCACGCTCGTGTCTCCCGAATTCCGCACGGCGACCGGACGGATCAGGGAACTGCTCGGGGCGGTGTCCGCGCACGACTGA
- a CDS encoding ABC transporter substrate-binding protein has protein sequence MHARRLLTGLIPLALVAVTATACGGDDARTSTSDSGKKLDRVTLTLNWYPYGEHAPFYFGKKQKIFEKHGIDLEIRAGQGSQKTVQATGAGQTDFGWADTPAVLAGVDQGVKVKSLGVFLQTTPASVQFFDAEGITSPAGLKGKTIAGTAGDALTKTFPIFLAKNGMELSDVKIQNTDPAGKIAAVISGKTDALLGYASDQGPTMQNKAAKDVSYLRFSEHGLNFYSNGLIAGPKTLQGRGDLAKRMTAAVSEAWASAQRSPGPAVAAMEGASEQLPPKKVLSEQFETTLTLLHTDATEGKAPGANTAADWKQTIEVFAEAGLVEEPKSVTDYWDSAKGIKG, from the coding sequence ATGCACGCGCGCAGACTGCTCACCGGCCTCATCCCCCTGGCGCTCGTCGCGGTGACCGCGACGGCCTGTGGCGGCGACGACGCCAGGACGAGCACCAGCGACTCCGGCAAGAAGCTCGACAGGGTGACGCTGACGCTCAACTGGTATCCGTACGGCGAGCACGCGCCGTTCTACTTCGGCAAGAAGCAGAAGATCTTCGAGAAGCACGGCATCGACCTGGAGATCAGGGCGGGCCAGGGTTCGCAGAAGACCGTGCAGGCCACCGGCGCGGGACAGACCGACTTCGGCTGGGCCGACACCCCCGCCGTGCTCGCCGGTGTCGATCAGGGCGTCAAGGTGAAGAGCCTCGGCGTGTTCCTGCAGACGACGCCCGCCTCCGTGCAGTTCTTCGACGCGGAGGGCATCACGTCGCCCGCGGGGCTCAAGGGGAAGACGATCGCGGGGACGGCGGGCGACGCGCTCACCAAGACCTTCCCGATCTTCCTGGCGAAGAACGGCATGGAACTGTCGGACGTGAAGATCCAGAACACCGACCCGGCGGGGAAGATCGCCGCGGTGATCTCCGGCAAGACGGACGCGCTGCTCGGCTACGCGAGCGACCAGGGCCCGACCATGCAGAACAAGGCGGCGAAGGACGTCTCCTATCTGCGCTTCTCCGAACACGGCCTGAACTTCTACTCCAACGGCCTCATCGCGGGCCCCAAGACCCTGCAGGGCAGGGGCGATCTGGCGAAGCGGATGACGGCGGCGGTGAGCGAGGCGTGGGCGTCGGCGCAGCGGAGCCCGGGGCCCGCGGTCGCCGCCATGGAGGGCGCTTCCGAGCAACTCCCTCCGAAGAAGGTGCTGTCGGAGCAGTTCGAGACGACGCTGACCCTGCTGCACACCGACGCCACCGAGGGCAAGGCGCCGGGCGCCAACACGGCGGCCGACTGGAAGCAGACCATCGAGGTCTTCGCCGAGGCGGGCCTGGTCGAGGAGCCCAAGTCCGTGACGGATTACTGGGACTCGGCCAAGGGGATCAAGGGATGA
- a CDS encoding ABC transporter permease: MSGEFLVSQRVLSRAPSKAAGVVERERPGIRQRAAEAAERGWRPLALLLVCFGAWWLIAATAMVEPYLVPSPGATLDVIIDKPDYLWQHSWVTTYETLIGFAIAVGVGIVSAVLMVASTTVEKTLYPILLFAQVVPKIAIAPLFVVWLGFGIAPKILIAVLIAFFPVVISMVTGLKAVDPEMLQLSATMGARPWQTFLKIRFPASLPHLFSGLKVAVTLAVTGAVVGEFVGANEGLGYVILQANGNLDTPMLFAGLLVMSLIGVVLFVLVEIAEKLLLPWHASRRDAAATTY, from the coding sequence ATGTCAGGGGAGTTCCTCGTGAGCCAGCGCGTACTGTCCCGAGCGCCCAGCAAGGCGGCGGGTGTTGTCGAGCGGGAGCGCCCCGGCATCCGGCAGCGCGCCGCCGAAGCGGCCGAGCGCGGCTGGCGCCCGCTCGCGCTGCTGCTCGTCTGCTTCGGCGCCTGGTGGCTGATCGCCGCCACCGCCATGGTCGAGCCCTATCTGGTCCCCTCGCCGGGCGCGACCCTCGACGTCATCATCGACAAGCCCGACTACCTCTGGCAGCACAGCTGGGTCACCACGTACGAGACCTTGATCGGCTTCGCCATCGCGGTCGGTGTGGGGATCGTCTCCGCCGTCCTGATGGTCGCGTCGACCACCGTCGAGAAGACCCTGTATCCGATCCTGCTCTTCGCCCAGGTCGTACCGAAGATCGCCATCGCCCCGCTGTTCGTCGTCTGGCTGGGCTTCGGCATCGCGCCCAAGATCCTCATCGCCGTCCTCATCGCCTTCTTCCCCGTCGTCATCTCGATGGTCACCGGACTCAAGGCCGTGGACCCCGAGATGCTGCAGCTCTCCGCGACGATGGGCGCACGCCCCTGGCAGACCTTCCTCAAGATCCGCTTCCCGGCCTCGCTGCCGCACCTCTTCTCCGGACTCAAGGTGGCCGTCACGCTCGCCGTGACCGGCGCCGTCGTGGGCGAGTTCGTCGGCGCGAACGAAGGGCTCGGCTATGTGATCCTCCAGGCCAACGGCAACCTCGACACCCCGATGCTCTTCGCGGGGCTGCTCGTGATGTCGCTGATCGGGGTGGTCCTCTTCGTCCTCGTCGAGATCGCCGAGAAGCTCCTGCTCCCGTGGCACGCCAGCCGCAGGGACGCGGCCGCCACCACGTACTGA
- a CDS encoding restriction endonuclease, translating into MTRRPPARRRTRQPRRARRSRRGRDAEVLVLCVAAVAATGLVVVAVNWLLAHWWLLLVAGVAAAGAGGGWLYRRSERARWDRVRAQGLRFAIGQLDALHHREFEYAVRDLMRRDGCRDAAQVGGANDNGADVKATDPSGRRWVIQCKHRRRGAAGSAVGTPDLHVLNGTARQLHGADVVVLVTNGRFSAKCAPLARSQRLHLVDRGTLTAWAAGSRPLWELLPRIPPPGRPLP; encoded by the coding sequence ATGACGCGGCGGCCGCCCGCGAGGCGGCGTACGCGGCAGCCGCGACGCGCACGGCGCTCGCGGCGCGGCAGGGACGCGGAGGTCCTCGTGCTGTGCGTGGCCGCCGTGGCGGCGACAGGCCTGGTCGTGGTGGCGGTGAACTGGCTGCTCGCGCACTGGTGGTTGCTGCTCGTCGCGGGCGTGGCGGCCGCCGGGGCAGGTGGCGGGTGGCTGTACCGGAGGTCCGAGCGGGCCAGGTGGGACCGGGTCCGCGCGCAGGGCCTGCGGTTCGCGATAGGGCAGCTGGACGCCCTGCACCACCGGGAATTCGAGTACGCCGTCCGCGACTTGATGCGGCGGGACGGCTGCCGGGACGCGGCGCAGGTCGGCGGGGCGAACGACAACGGCGCGGATGTGAAGGCCACCGACCCCTCGGGGCGTCGCTGGGTCATCCAGTGCAAGCACCGCAGGCGCGGCGCGGCCGGCTCGGCGGTCGGCACACCGGACCTGCACGTCCTGAACGGGACGGCCCGCCAGCTGCACGGCGCGGACGTGGTGGTCCTGGTGACGAACGGCAGGTTCTCGGCGAAGTGCGCGCCCCTCGCCCGCTCCCAGCGGCTCCATCTGGTGGACCGCGGGACCCTGACCGCGTGGGCCGCGGGCTCGCGCCCCTTGTGGGAGCTGCTTCCCCGAATACCGCCGCCGGGCCGACCGCTCCCCTGA
- a CDS encoding LysR family transcriptional regulator — MIEARRLHILRAVADHRTVTAAAAALYLTPSAVSQQLTALEQETGHRLVERSARGVRLTAAGEILLTHTNAVLAQLERAEAELAAYSSGEAGTVTVASFATGIGLVVGPALARLAVSAPGIRVRVQDAEGDASLPMVLDRQVDVAVAVEYRGAPGADDPRLTRVPLYAEPFDAVLPVGHRLAAAERVALAELAKDAWIGPFAGNPCHDVVVLACEQAGFQPLLEHWSDDFRAVVALASAGAGVALVPRSALRGMEVPGVVVRPVEGAAPTRRVFAAVRCGAEEHPLIRPVLEALGEAAG; from the coding sequence ATGATCGAGGCACGGCGGCTGCACATCCTCCGTGCGGTGGCTGACCACCGCACGGTCACGGCCGCTGCCGCGGCCCTCTACCTCACGCCGTCCGCGGTGTCCCAGCAGCTCACCGCCCTGGAGCAGGAGACGGGACACCGCCTGGTGGAGCGCTCGGCGCGCGGCGTGCGCCTGACCGCGGCGGGGGAGATCCTGCTGACGCACACCAACGCGGTCCTCGCCCAGCTGGAGCGCGCCGAGGCGGAGCTCGCCGCGTACAGCTCGGGCGAGGCGGGGACCGTGACCGTGGCGTCCTTCGCCACCGGCATCGGCCTGGTCGTCGGCCCCGCGCTCGCCCGCCTCGCGGTCTCCGCGCCCGGGATCAGGGTCAGGGTCCAGGACGCGGAGGGTGACGCGAGCCTGCCGATGGTGCTCGACCGGCAGGTCGACGTGGCCGTCGCCGTGGAGTATCGGGGAGCGCCCGGCGCCGACGACCCGCGCCTGACCCGCGTCCCGCTCTACGCCGAGCCCTTCGACGCGGTGCTCCCGGTCGGCCACCGGCTCGCGGCCGCCGAACGCGTCGCGCTCGCCGAACTGGCCAAGGACGCGTGGATCGGCCCCTTCGCGGGCAACCCCTGCCACGACGTGGTGGTCCTCGCCTGCGAGCAGGCCGGGTTCCAGCCGCTCCTTGAGCATTGGTCGGACGACTTCCGCGCGGTGGTGGCGCTCGCGTCGGCGGGCGCGGGCGTCGCCCTCGTGCCCCGCTCGGCGCTGCGGGGCATGGAGGTGCCCGGCGTGGTCGTACGCCCCGTCGAGGGCGCGGCTCCCACGCGCAGGGTGTTCGCCGCGGTGCGCTGCGGCGCGGAGGAGCATCCGCTGATCCGCCCGGTGCTCGAGGCGCTGGGGGAAGCGGCGGGGTAG
- a CDS encoding glycine C-acetyltransferase produces MFDSVRADLQATLDEIVAAGLHKPERVIGTPQSATVAVTAGGRPGEVLNFCANNYLGLADHPEVVAAAHEALDRWGYGMASVRFICGTQEVHKELEARLSAFLGQEDTILYSSCFDANGGVFETLLGAEDAVISDALNHASIIDGIRLSKARRFRYANRDMAELEKQLKEATEGGARRKLIVTDGVFSMDGYVAPLADICDLAERYDAMVMVDDSHAVGFVGPGGRGTPELHGVMDRVDIITGTLGKALGGASGGYVAARAEIVALLRQRSRPYLFSNTLAPVIAAASLKVIDLLESAGDLREQLAANTALFRSRMTEEGFDILPGDHAIAPVMIGDASVAGRMAELLLERGVYVIGFSYPVVPQGAARIRVQLSAAHSTEDVNRAVDAFVAARAELDV; encoded by the coding sequence ATGTTCGACTCCGTACGCGCAGACCTCCAGGCCACCCTCGACGAGATCGTCGCCGCCGGACTGCACAAGCCCGAGCGCGTCATCGGCACCCCGCAGTCCGCCACCGTCGCGGTGACCGCGGGCGGCCGCCCCGGTGAGGTCCTCAACTTCTGCGCGAACAACTACCTCGGTCTCGCCGACCACCCCGAGGTCGTCGCCGCGGCCCACGAGGCGCTCGACCGCTGGGGCTACGGCATGGCGTCCGTCCGCTTCATCTGCGGTACGCAGGAGGTGCACAAGGAGCTGGAGGCGCGCCTGTCCGCGTTCCTCGGCCAGGAGGACACGATCCTCTACTCCTCCTGCTTCGACGCCAACGGCGGCGTCTTCGAGACGCTGCTCGGCGCCGAGGACGCGGTGATCTCCGACGCGCTCAACCACGCGTCGATCATCGACGGCATCCGCCTGTCCAAGGCCCGCCGCTTCCGCTACGCCAACCGCGACATGGCCGAGCTGGAGAAGCAGCTCAAGGAGGCCACCGAGGGCGGCGCCCGGCGCAAGCTGATCGTCACCGACGGCGTCTTCTCCATGGACGGCTACGTCGCCCCGCTCGCCGACATCTGCGACCTCGCCGAGCGCTACGACGCGATGGTCATGGTCGACGACTCGCACGCCGTCGGCTTCGTGGGCCCCGGCGGGCGCGGCACCCCCGAGCTGCACGGCGTCATGGACCGCGTCGACATCATCACGGGCACCCTGGGCAAGGCGCTCGGCGGCGCGTCCGGCGGCTACGTCGCGGCCCGCGCGGAGATCGTCGCACTGCTGCGCCAGCGCTCGCGTCCCTACCTCTTCTCGAACACGCTCGCCCCAGTGATCGCGGCGGCCTCGCTCAAGGTCATCGACCTCCTCGAGTCGGCCGGTGACCTGCGCGAACAGCTCGCCGCCAATACGGCCCTGTTCCGCTCGCGGATGACCGAGGAGGGCTTCGACATCCTGCCCGGCGACCACGCCATCGCCCCCGTCATGATCGGCGACGCGTCGGTCGCGGGCCGCATGGCCGAGCTCCTCCTGGAGCGCGGCGTGTACGTGATCGGCTTCTCGTACCCGGTGGTGCCGCAGGGGGCGGCGCGGATCCGCGTGCAGCTGTCGGCCGCGCACTCGACGGAGGACGTCAACCGGGCGGTCGACGCGTTCGTCGCCGCGCGGGCCGAGCTGGACGTGTAG
- the tdh gene encoding L-threonine 3-dehydrogenase has product MKALVKEKAEPGLRLMDVPEPEIGHGDVLIKVLRTGICGTDLHIRAWDGWAQQTIAAPLVVGHEFVGEVVETGRDVADIKAGDLVSGEGHLVCGKCRNCLAGRRHLCRATVGLGVGRDGAFAEYVALPATNVWVHRVPVDLDVAAIFDPFGNAVHTALSFPLVGEDVLITGAGPIGLMAAAVARHAGARNIMITDVSEERLELARKTGVTLALNVAETPIAEGQRTLGLREGFDIGLEMSGNPRAMRDMVANMTHGGRIAMLGLPAEEFAVDWSRIVTSMITIKGIYGREMFETWYAMSVLLEGGLDLAPVITGRYGHRDFEAAFDDAASGRGGKVILDWTS; this is encoded by the coding sequence TTGAAGGCGCTGGTCAAGGAGAAGGCGGAGCCGGGACTCCGGCTGATGGACGTACCGGAGCCGGAGATCGGCCACGGAGACGTCCTGATCAAGGTGCTCCGCACCGGGATCTGCGGCACCGATCTGCACATCCGGGCCTGGGACGGCTGGGCACAGCAGACGATCGCCGCGCCGCTGGTCGTCGGGCACGAGTTCGTCGGCGAGGTCGTCGAGACCGGCCGTGACGTCGCGGACATCAAGGCCGGCGACCTGGTCAGCGGCGAGGGCCACCTGGTCTGCGGCAAGTGCCGCAACTGCCTGGCCGGGCGGCGGCACCTGTGCCGCGCCACCGTCGGACTCGGCGTCGGAAGGGACGGCGCCTTCGCGGAGTACGTCGCGCTGCCCGCGACCAACGTCTGGGTGCACCGCGTCCCGGTGGACCTGGACGTGGCCGCGATCTTCGACCCGTTCGGCAACGCCGTGCACACCGCGCTCTCCTTCCCGCTGGTCGGCGAGGACGTGCTGATCACCGGGGCCGGGCCGATCGGCCTGATGGCGGCGGCCGTCGCCCGGCACGCGGGCGCCCGCAACATCATGATCACCGACGTCAGCGAGGAGCGCCTCGAACTGGCCCGCAAGACCGGTGTCACGCTCGCGCTCAACGTCGCCGAGACCCCGATCGCCGAGGGGCAGCGCACCCTCGGGCTCCGTGAGGGCTTCGACATCGGCCTGGAGATGTCCGGCAACCCGCGCGCGATGCGCGACATGGTCGCCAACATGACCCACGGCGGCAGGATCGCCATGCTCGGACTGCCCGCCGAGGAGTTCGCGGTCGACTGGTCCCGGATCGTCACCTCGATGATCACGATCAAGGGCATCTACGGCCGCGAGATGTTCGAGACCTGGTACGCGATGTCCGTGCTGCTCGAAGGGGGACTCGACCTGGCCCCCGTGATCACCGGCCGGTACGGCCACCGTGACTTCGAGGCCGCCTTCGACGACGCGGCCAGCGGCCGCGGCGGCAAGGTCATCCTCGACTGGACCTCCTGA
- a CDS encoding Gfo/Idh/MocA family protein → MTDLRLGVLGYGLRGSLARTAHRPGEGSRVTALADHDATARAGAAVAFPGALISSDHRKVVEDPDVDAIVVLTPDHTHAALACEALREGKPVFVEKPLETSVEACDEILRTAYETGTRLYVGHNMRHMPVVRLMRDIIERGEIGAVKTVWVRHFVGYGGDWYFKDWHAERQHTTGLLLQKGAHDIDVLHWLANGYTRRVQALGDLMVYGDNPHRRAPGEPKTDDWYTKEGHWPPHTQRDLNPVIDVEDVSLVNMRLDNGVLAAYQQCHFTPDYWRNYTVIGDAGRLENFGDGPGGVVKVWNSRRSSYRGEADAEYPVPDAQDDGGHGGADPLLVDEFVRFVRAGGRTDTSPVAARMAVAAGAGATQSLRDGGTPREVPALDPELIAYFERGQIR, encoded by the coding sequence ATGACCGACCTCCGTCTCGGCGTTCTCGGCTACGGGCTGCGCGGCTCGCTCGCCCGTACCGCCCACCGGCCGGGAGAGGGCTCGCGCGTCACCGCCCTGGCCGACCACGACGCCACCGCACGGGCCGGGGCCGCCGTGGCCTTCCCCGGCGCGCTGATATCCAGCGACCACCGCAAGGTCGTCGAGGACCCGGACGTCGACGCGATCGTCGTCCTCACGCCCGACCACACCCACGCGGCCCTCGCCTGCGAGGCGCTGCGCGAAGGCAAGCCCGTCTTCGTCGAGAAGCCGCTGGAGACGAGCGTCGAGGCGTGCGACGAGATCCTGCGCACCGCGTACGAGACCGGCACGCGCCTGTACGTCGGGCACAACATGCGACACATGCCCGTGGTCCGGCTGATGCGCGACATCATCGAGCGTGGTGAGATCGGCGCGGTCAAGACCGTCTGGGTGCGGCACTTCGTCGGCTACGGCGGCGACTGGTACTTCAAGGACTGGCACGCCGAACGGCAGCACACCACCGGCCTGTTGCTGCAGAAGGGCGCCCACGACATCGACGTCCTGCACTGGCTCGCGAACGGCTACACGCGCCGGGTGCAGGCACTCGGGGACCTCATGGTCTACGGCGACAATCCGCACCGCCGCGCGCCGGGCGAGCCCAAGACGGACGACTGGTACACCAAGGAAGGACACTGGCCGCCGCACACCCAGCGCGACCTGAACCCCGTCATCGACGTCGAGGACGTGTCGCTGGTCAACATGCGCCTGGACAACGGGGTGTTGGCGGCCTACCAGCAGTGCCACTTCACGCCCGACTACTGGCGCAACTACACCGTCATCGGCGATGCGGGGCGCCTGGAGAACTTCGGCGACGGGCCCGGGGGAGTGGTCAAGGTGTGGAACTCCCGCCGGTCCTCCTACCGGGGAGAGGCGGACGCCGAGTACCCGGTGCCGGACGCGCAGGACGACGGCGGGCACGGTGGCGCCGACCCGCTGCTCGTCGACGAGTTCGTCCGCTTCGTCCGCGCGGGCGGGCGCACCGACACCTCGCCCGTCGCGGCGCGGATGGCCGTGGCGGCGGGGGCGGGGGCGACCCAGTCGCTGCGGGACGGCGGGACGCCGCGCGAGGTGCCCGCGCTCGACCCGGAGCTGATCGCCTACTTCGAACGCGGTCAGATCCGCTGA
- a CDS encoding galactose-binding domain-containing protein yields MRRRPAALAAALVTVALGALLTPAAAAAPAPHVLHVAPRGSGDACSMARPCSPTAARDAARDIADRDVRVELADGTYALTEPLTLGEADSGRAGRAVTWTAAPGADPVLSGGREIKGWTRNQDGTWTATAPEGVAPRQLFVDGRRAQRARGAACPAATCDATKTGMTGAIASGVAAWQRPTGAEAVIKVRWRDYHCRVTGVRGDNLTFAQPCWANSASGTDRTGPAWDSTTVDSARYHGVAFFENARELLDEPGEFVWDAEDRTVTYLPRAGENPRRARMVTPVTERLMVIDGAHDVRVDGIDFAYAAYRQPGTDEGYAGTQAGLSLTGTTGPVDHAGRYYTKPAAALTVRGGRQVSVTRAEFTHLAGAGVILEEGTKDSSVTRSRFTDLSSGAAYIGDTEPDPEPALAGERNTVAYNTIRRTGVEYTDSVGIWAGYEAELSVDHNTLEELPYSGISVGWGWNQPEARESVLRDNRVTANRITDVMRVEHDQHDGGAVYTQGAQPGTLVAGNYINRSAYGNTERDGNGIYLDEQSSHIRVEGNVLTRLGYKWVSNWADYGIRNHATGNWTDTDAPALTGTGSTMKDNRTKLDRLPAEALAVARRAGAHPGPVEQLRPDLARAGTASQSSTDGAAGASYALDGDTSTDTRTLAEPGAWWQVDLGAVRRVRQVEVWNAAAMTTADFDVQLSRTADFADATTRQVRGKALRPTLLEFTGGDTARFVRIRLTGTGRVGLAHVLVHP; encoded by the coding sequence GTGAGGCGCCGCCCCGCCGCCCTCGCGGCGGCCCTCGTCACCGTGGCGCTCGGCGCTCTGCTCACCCCGGCGGCCGCGGCCGCGCCCGCGCCGCACGTCCTGCACGTGGCACCGCGCGGCAGCGGCGACGCGTGCTCCATGGCACGCCCCTGCTCGCCGACCGCCGCGCGGGACGCCGCACGGGACATCGCGGACCGGGACGTACGCGTCGAACTGGCCGACGGCACCTACGCGTTGACCGAGCCCCTGACGCTGGGCGAGGCCGACTCGGGGCGTGCCGGTCGCGCCGTCACCTGGACCGCTGCCCCCGGCGCCGACCCCGTCCTGTCCGGTGGCCGGGAGATCAAGGGGTGGACCAGGAACCAGGACGGGACCTGGACCGCCACCGCCCCCGAAGGCGTCGCCCCGCGCCAGCTGTTCGTGGACGGCCGCCGGGCGCAGCGCGCACGGGGCGCGGCCTGTCCCGCCGCCACCTGCGACGCGACGAAGACCGGGATGACGGGCGCGATCGCCTCGGGCGTCGCCGCCTGGCAGCGGCCCACCGGCGCGGAGGCGGTCATCAAGGTCCGCTGGCGCGACTACCACTGCCGCGTCACCGGCGTCCGAGGGGACAACCTCACCTTCGCCCAGCCGTGTTGGGCCAATTCCGCGAGCGGCACCGACCGCACGGGCCCCGCCTGGGACTCCACCACCGTCGACTCCGCCCGCTACCACGGCGTCGCCTTCTTCGAGAACGCCCGCGAACTCCTCGACGAACCGGGCGAGTTCGTGTGGGACGCCGAGGACAGGACCGTCACCTACCTGCCGCGCGCGGGCGAGAACCCGCGCCGCGCGCGCATGGTCACCCCGGTCACCGAGCGGCTCATGGTCATCGACGGCGCCCACGACGTGCGCGTCGACGGCATCGACTTCGCGTACGCCGCCTACCGTCAGCCCGGCACCGACGAGGGCTACGCGGGCACCCAGGCGGGCCTCAGCCTCACCGGGACCACCGGGCCCGTCGACCACGCGGGCCGCTACTACACCAAACCGGCCGCGGCCCTCACCGTGCGCGGAGGGCGCCAAGTGAGCGTCACCCGAGCCGAGTTCACCCATCTCGCGGGCGCGGGCGTCATCCTGGAGGAGGGCACCAAGGACTCGTCCGTCACCCGCTCCCGCTTCACGGACCTGTCGTCGGGCGCCGCCTACATCGGCGACACCGAGCCGGACCCGGAGCCCGCGCTCGCGGGGGAGCGCAACACCGTCGCGTACAACACCATCCGGCGCACCGGAGTCGAGTACACGGACTCCGTGGGCATCTGGGCGGGGTACGAGGCGGAGCTGAGCGTCGACCACAACACCCTAGAAGAGCTGCCCTACTCGGGGATCTCGGTCGGCTGGGGCTGGAACCAGCCCGAGGCGAGAGAGTCCGTCCTGCGCGACAACCGCGTCACCGCCAACCGGATCACCGACGTGATGCGCGTCGAGCACGACCAGCACGACGGCGGCGCCGTCTACACCCAGGGCGCGCAGCCGGGCACGCTCGTCGCGGGGAACTACATCAACCGCTCGGCGTACGGCAACACCGAGCGCGACGGCAACGGCATCTACCTGGACGAGCAGTCGTCACACATCCGCGTCGAGGGCAACGTGCTGACCAGGCTCGGCTACAAGTGGGTCTCCAACTGGGCGGACTACGGCATCCGGAACCACGCCACGGGCAACTGGACCGACACCGACGCACCTGCCCTGACCGGCACCGGGTCCACCATGAAGGACAACCGCACGAAGCTCGACCGGCTGCCCGCCGAAGCGCTCGCCGTGGCCCGGCGCGCGGGCGCCCACCCGGGTCCCGTCGAACAGCTGCGCCCCGACCTCGCCCGCGCGGGCACCGCGTCGCAGTCCTCCACGGACGGCGCCGCCGGAGCCTCGTACGCCCTCGACGGGGACACCTCGACCGACACCCGCACGCTCGCCGAGCCGGGTGCCTGGTGGCAGGTCGACCTCGGCGCCGTCCGGCGGGTGCGCCAGGTCGAGGTGTGGAACGCCGCGGCGATGACCACGGCGGACTTCGACGTCCAGCTGTCGCGGACCGCGGACTTCGCCGACGCCACCACCCGGCAGGTGCGGGGGAAGGCGCTGCGTCCCACGCTGCTGGAATTCACCGGGGGCGATACGGCCAGGTTCGTACGGATCAGGCTCACCGGCACCGGGCGGGTGGGCCTCGCGCACGTGCTCGTCCACCCGTAG